A section of the Primulina eburnea isolate SZY01 chromosome 1, ASM2296580v1, whole genome shotgun sequence genome encodes:
- the LOC140807034 gene encoding uncharacterized protein produces the protein MDVTAEPMETLLKRFQSFRPPTLKGTENAVECERWLEDIEMLFEYLESTDDRRVKLVGHQLQDVAKIWWITMKRALEHRGTQITWKVFKTEFYQRFFRVSYRKDKGAEFANLRQGKLNIEEYVAKFSSLLRFTPHVAENEEAVADRFINCLKPDIFTLVNTGRPNNFTDALNRAKGAEAGLLRQ, from the coding sequence ATGGACGTGACTGCTGAACCGATGGAGACTTTGCTTAAACGGTTTCAgtctttccgaccaccgacACTGAAAGGCACAGAAAATGCTGTCGAATGTGAGAGATGGctagaggatatcgagatgctatTCGAATACCTTGAGTCCACTGATGATCGACGAGTGAAATTAGTGGGGCACCAATTGCAAGACGTAGCAAAGATTTGGTGGATCACTAtgaagagagcattggagcaccgGGGCACACAGATTACTTGGAAGGTGTTCAAgactgagttctatcagcgattcttccgaGTGTCATACCGAAAGGACAAGGGTGCTGAATTCGCCAACTTGAGGCAGGGAAAACttaacatcgaggagtatgttgctaagttTTCGTCATTGCTCAGATTCACTCCTCATGTTGCCGAGAATGAAGAGGCCGTTGCGGATCGGTTTATAAATTGCTTGAAACCAgacatctttaccttggtgaacaccggTAGGCCCAACAACTTTACTGATGCGTTGAATCGCGCCAAGGGAGCGGAAGCTGGATTACTTAGGCAATGA